CAGCCAAGCATGACGGGTGTGTACAAGGTAGTGCCAGGGTATAGAAGTGCATGGGGTCAGTCTGCCTCATTGCTGGTGATGCACACACTCATGTTAGGTGACATTCACCTAAGAGTCCAGTGCACAGATCGGCATCTTTGTCCCTTCATAGGGCTGGtaaggaagggaggagaagatGACTAGGAAGGTACAGCATTTCTGGAGAAAGTGGGACAGAGCCAGGCAAAGgacagaggaaggggagagaacaTCAGGTGAGGGGATAGCAAAGCACCAAACAGAAAAATTAGAGCAGGGGTCTAGATGACAGCAGTATTGAGTTTCACAATGAGTGACAGGTAGACCAGGCAATGATGAAGAGCCtggaaagctattttttttttaaatcaggtttttaaaaaatattttatttgagagatagagagggagagacagaaacagagatcttccatccgctggttttctccccaaatggccacaagggctggagctgggcagatccaaagccaggagccaggggcttcatctgggtctcccatgtgggtgcagaagccctagcacttgggccatcttccactgctttcccaggccacagcagagagctggattggtagaagagcagccgggactcaaactggtgccagcatcccatgtgggtggtggtttaggctactacgccacagcaccggccccaaaagctACTGTTGAGATTGGTTTGTATTCTAGGCTGTGGTCTCCAATGTATAATGTGGCCTGGGATGCTGGAGGAGAAGTCTTAATTGTCTTTTAAACTTTTGATGCTTTGTGTACATTCGAGTATCTCTCTTTCCATTAACTGAAATCAGGACCCTAAGAGGACTCAGGGTGGTGAGAGAGAATGAAAAGCTGTTTTAGACTTTCTAAGTACTTCAAAGAATGCAAGAGATAGCAAAGATAGCTACACATAAAACTAGAGACCATGGAGGGGTCTTCACTATGAGAGAAAAAGAGCAGCAGACCAATAGCAGAACCTTATTTCCAGGAATCTTAACTTTCTGCAAAAGGAAAACTGGAGCATGGGGAGCACTACTTGCACCAGTTTTTTAAAGCTTGCAAAcactgggatgggcatttggcctaggggttgCGACACCCACGTCtaacactggagtacctgggttcactaCCTgggtccagtttcctgcaaacgcagaccctgggaggcagcagtgatggctcaagtaattgggttcccaccacgcacatgggagactcagattgaactccttgctctcagctttggcctaccccagatctggctgttgctgagtgaatcagtgggtagcagctttttctctgcctctcagacgaATTTTAAACACAGTATATTCAAGTTATGGAAGTTATGATGGATTTATTGGGATATAATCCCATCATAAGTGCAAGAGCATCTGTATTTCCTTTAGTATTTGAAAACGAGGGACACTGCACTGTGAAGGAAAAAAAGTCAGTACCCCCAATTTTGTTTTCTTACCACTTTGGGGATACATGAGTTAAGGGTTTTAAAAGTGCACCATGGGGTTCTGGCGTGGTGGGTAATACCActccctgcagcgctggcatcctctatgggcaccaattccagttctagctgctccacttctgattcagctctctgctatgcctgggaaagcagatggcccaagtgcttggacccttgcacccttgtgggagacccggaagaagcacctggctttggtctggtccactgttggctgttgtggccatctggggagtgaaccagcagatggaatcttgCTCTCTAACTTTCCCTCgctttgtaactttcaaataataataataataaagtgcaCCATGAAACATGGGCACTTGATGACAAGGACTGGCTAGGGAGAATACAAAGGATGGAACACCTCATGTTGAAAAGCAAGGAAGTGCTTCCAGACTGCGCCTCGACAATATTCTTACACTGCTCCTCATGAAACAAACACTCAAATCCAGAACGTCTAATATCCTATAAGTCAACTGGCTTGTACTTTTCAGAAATGTTAGCACCAGAAAAGCAGAACTGCtctagggcaggggtggggaacatctggccagCAGATGTTTGGTATGGCCcagccaaggcaactgcaggcgggACTCAAGTGATAAATCTACGGcaggctaactttttttttttttttttttgacaggcagagtggatagtgtgagagagagacagagagaaaggtcttcctttttgccattggttcaccctccaatggctgctgcggccggctcagcgcgctgatccgaagccaggagccaggtgcttctcctggtctcccatgtgggtgcagggcccaaggacttgggccatcctccactgccttcccgggccgtagcagagagctggcctggaagagggacaactgggatagaatccggcgccccaaccgggactagaacccggtgtgccggcgccgcaaggcagaggattagggcaggctaacttttaagttgAAAATGTTGTCTGGACCGCATATGATATAAATatgcaaatggcccttggcacaAAAAAGGTGCCCCACCCCTGTGAGAGGATAGGATGAGTTAGCAGAATAAACTTCACGTACAAATTCTCTCtgaattcacaataaaaatgacaagaaaacatatacaggggccggcgctgtggtgtaggcgggtaaagccgctgcctgcagtgtcagcatcccatatgggtgccagttcaagtcccggctgctctctctgagagacctctctctctctgcctctgcctctgcctctccttgtctctgtgtaactctgactttcaaatagataaataaatcttaaaaaaaaaaaaaaaagaaaacatatacaGATACAAAGGAAATTCTGGGAGCAACTGGCGAATACAGGTCATATTTCAGATGGTACTGAGTCAATGTTAAGTGAAGCATGATAACTAAAAAGGATTTTCAAAACgatcagcaaaaaacaaaaaagcaaggtCTAGGGGAGTCGGTGTTTGACCCAGTGGACCCCAGTTatagcacctgcatcccatactggggtccctgggttcaattcctggctctggctgccagccccagcttcccgCCAAGGCagacctagggaggcagcaggtgatggctcaggtagtagagtccctgccaccatgtgggagatctgaactgagttcccagattccagctttggcctgacccagcctcggctgttgtggggatctggggagtgaaccagaaaagaGGGGCTCTGCCCTTTGCTTCACTGCCTCTCAgacggaaaaaaaaaagagagaaacatagaAGATAAAATGTAACAAAATGTTAACACCATGAATTGGATAATGTGTATATTTCTAACTTTTCTgtagttttgaaaattttcacaGTTAAGTCAGGAAGAAAACACAAGGTAATCTATGCTATGGTTGATTTGGTTTAATGAATGTGCTAAAtactaataaattatttaatacttAAGAAACAGCCCTCCATGAAATTCTCTCCCATCAAAGCTAACTCAATTAAAAGGTGAATTAACATCACCTGAAGCCAGTGTCAGCAACATCATTTCCATATTTTTCCCCACATGAGTCAAGGACCATCTTTAACTTACTTGTAAAATTAATAAGCCAGCAAAACATCTCTAGAATTCAGCTACcttatcaaaaataatttaaaactggGAAACTTGTAGtcttttggttttaaaataatttatttcataggtctgttttgatttcatttttcagagCATACATTATTTAACCAAGAGGTGCTGGACAGAGATTGTAAAAAGGGCAGAAACATTAAGGATAAGAAACCGGCTCAATTCCATTAGAATCTGATCCTACCTTGTTAAGTCTTGCTAAGATAAATTTCTATCATACTTCTTTTGTGCTTACAAAAAACATTAACTTCTGAATTTCCAAtgttgtaaataaaaatttttacagtAAGTATGCATTCAATTGACACAAGGCAACCAAATAAATTCTGTCATCAACATTAGCATAATGTGTATTTCCTGTCACTGCACTAACATTAAACTAAACTTCAAACCACAAAAACATTGTGACTAACATTAAAAAGGCAAGCTGTAAGATACTCCAAGCTCATAAAGGACACATTGCACCTGGTTAAGATGGACGTCATTTCACAGGGGCTGGTGTGCTGCATATGGCTGCTTTTTTTTGTAAGAAGGCCACCGGCAAACAGGGCAACAGTGTCGGCCCCCAGCCAACCACATCACAATGCAATTCTGATGGAACACGTGACCACAGGGCAAGCCCATTAGCAAGCATCCATTTTCAAAATTCTCTAGGCAAACAACACATTCAGTACAGTGCAGCATGTCAGCAGGCCAGGTTAACCAGTCAGGTTCCACGTCTTCACTTGTGCCGTCTGATCCGTACGCCCTCCCCTTCCGTTCATAGGGGCTGGTCTGACAATATTTACTGGCACATGAACAAGCCTCCGCATCACGGCGACTCGCTCCCCCTGGGGAACCGTGAGCTAGGCTTTGCTGATCTTCAGACGCTTCCTTCTCACTGCCCGAAGAGTCTGTGCTCCCACTGTCTGAGTCATTCTCAGAGTCTTGGGAACTCGCTGACATTTCCTCTTCAGACTGGAGTCCAAGACACTTAAACCGCCACACTGGTAAGTTTCTTATGTAATCAGTTGGGATCAGAGGGTGAAGCCAAAGGTCAGGGAACGCTAACCGCTCCAAGAACAGGTCAGGGTCTTCCTCCCAATCGGATTCCACGGGGAAGTTCTGAAAGGAAGCAATCGGGTGGAAGAGGTAGCTGGTGTACCAGTCCCACAGACTCGACAGCCACTCTAAGTTATTGGCGTTGACCTCCTCACTGTTGTGGCGCCGTCTCTTCTTCTCAAAGTAATCGATGAGCAAACCGTGTCCAAGGTATGTACTGAGAAACAGGGCTGGGTGTGAAGAATAGAACATCCAGTCTGCCCTGACCCACGAAGCCAGTGTGGTTGTATTGGAATATCGCAACAATTTCAAGCTGTATTCGTAAAAGCTATCTAAGTAAGGGAGCTGTAAAAAGCCCAACACAGGTAGCCAGGAAATAATTAATAGAGAATTGTATGTCCCTAAAGTGCTTATGAGAACCACAAATCGCTTTACGGTAGCTCCCTGTGTAATAAATAAGTCCATCCAAGCCATAAGATTGACTAGAACCAAGCTCAAAACAAACAGATCATTCACTTCAGGCTGTAATGAGCGCAAAAATGAGTCCATGGCCTGAAGCGATATAAACTCGCCCGCGTGGCTTCCGTATCTGTAGATTCCTTCAGGAGTTCTAAGTATGTACGACGGCATGCTGTGCACACCAATATCCGTCATGGAGCTCGTGTTGTCCCAGTTTGCCACATTGACAAAGATGAACTCCACTCTTCCAGTAAACTTTATACTTAGTGCAGAGAAGAAAGCTGGTGGTTGGTCAAGGTTAGCGAATAGGTAGATTTTTACCCAGTACTGATCACTTTTATTCCATTCTTCTCTCAAATGGTCAGCATTATAAATGGTTTTGATCCGAGAAGCTGCGTGAGCAGTTATCCATTTAAAAATGTGCTCTACTTCGATCTTGCGTCCACTATATTCTTTAAGCATGACCTTCCCTTTAGAAGTGCTCGTTTGTGGAACAGACATAATGAGCGTGGAGCGGACCCAGCCTCTTCTCCTGCAGTATCTGTAAGAGAGCCAACTCTGAGTGAACCACGCGGCGGAGGAGTTCATTTCACACCTGAAAGACATCCTCTCGTCCAAACCAAGGAACCCCGAATAATCACAAAGCGGTGTGCAAGATGGCAAGGCAGGCTCATGTGTTTTGCATTTGTTTCTCTAAGAAAGTGTATCTTAACAAGTATTTGacggggcaagtgttgtggcacagctggtcaagccactgctcgggacacctgcattccatattggagtgctgtttcagtcctagctactctgcttctgacccagctccctactcatgtgcTTGGGAAGCCGTGGATAACGACTCAAGTACTCGAGTTCCTGCACCCGtggggagagccagatggagttcctgctcctggctccagcctgcccagcttcagcccagcttcacctggggagtgagccagagcatAGAAGACCTAGGAATCAGTGAATACTTCAGAATCCCAAGTAGCCATTTCTGTACTATGTAGTGGTAAGATCAAAAAGGTAGTAGGAAATTAATTCCTGCTCATGAGAAATTTAAAATcccattaaaaacaaatataaaaatgcataattttattACTAAATAATGTAAAAGAAGTTCAAAAAAGGGGAATGTTATGGGGATTTGAGTTGGTGatgatttcatggaaaatttggcAACTGAACTGGGTTTTGCAGGATGGTTAGAATTCAGacaggtggaggagagagaagggaaacagGCTAGGTTCCTGACTCAGTACAAGCCCCTTGAGGGTAGGAGCCATGCCTTATCCATTTATTATCTCAAGCACCTCCCACAATGCCTGATGCATGCAGGCGCTGCTACCAAGTAATCTACACAAAAGCTAATCTAGAAAGCAGCTActgcaacacatttttttttttttaaatattctcttaTCATCAAAGACCATGAAGAGGACCAGTTAACATAAAGGAATACAGAAAGTATTCAGATGAAGAAATTCACTCCAAGAATGATCTTTATGTTATAGCAGAGTAAACACAGAAGAATTTaactaaaattatttctttaggtTTACCCAGGAGGGTCATCACTCTACTCCTTTTGGAAATGGACAGGTCCTTGCCATGAGATTTCTGATATCCATCTCCCCCTGAAAAAGGGAGTGACAAGAACACTGAGAAAGGAAAACAGCTGTTGTATTATGGTGGGGTGACTACAAGTGCAAACATTCTCCTCTGTtataaaaaagcttttttttcttttttttctcaaaaacccTACCATGAGTGtaaggaaaagagttgcagattggtgcttTCTCACATGGGGCACAAAAAAGTTAGGAAAAGAGGTACAGaaaagagaggaggcagtgtatgaatttacagccagaccaaatttattcagagaaaataaatttgtagaggtgggtgacaACTGCCCGTGTGCCCTTGACGgatcccaggggccaggcctttttatattttaggaggactggggatgggagtgggggaggggggcagcagcagaggggaattcctggaactggtctttcaggtggctctaaggggtggggtatgaaggcaatagggtgtgagacccaattgagtttcaagggcaaggagtACATCCCAAAGTTTATCTCCTTTGGGCAATGGGAGAAtggaggcttatgtccttgttccatcaatgaGGAATTTTATGATACATAAAACTTTCTTCAAtaaagctataaaaaaagaaaatctaccatGTAGCTACATTTTTTATTACAGATTTGTAAATGGATGGTAATAAATGTCTGATTTCTTTACTTTGCTACTCAGAATATTAGGGTAAAATCATAGATGTtatgcttttatttagtaagcatgaattatattttattaaataaaataagcatattgCAAATTTATGTAATCAGACTAAGACAGGAAAGCTGATTTTGTAGCATATGGTTTTATAATGATAATACAACTAATTTTATCTTGGAgatgttttgatattttaaaaaatattatttatttaaaaggcagagtgacagagaggaaaacagagagagagagagatctcccatccattggtccactccccaaagggctgcaataaccaagcctgggccaggaactcaatcagggtctcttACGAGGGAGAAGGGGGTGCACAGcgacaggaactcaagcacttgggccaacaccTATTGCTTCCcaagtgcaatagcagggagca
The window above is part of the Lepus europaeus isolate LE1 chromosome 13, mLepTim1.pri, whole genome shotgun sequence genome. Proteins encoded here:
- the LOC133772830 gene encoding E3 ubiquitin-protein ligase RNF103 isoform X1; its protein translation is MWLKLFFLLLYFLVLFVLARFFEAIVWYETGIFATQLVDPVALSFKKLKTILECRGLGYSGLPEKKDVRELVEKSGDLMEGELYSALKEEAASESVSSTNFSGEMHFYELVEDTKDGIWLVQVIANDRSPLVGRIHWEKMVKKVSRFGIRTGTFNCSSDPRYCRRRGWVRSTLIMSVPQTSTSKGKVMLKEYSGRKIEVEHIFKWITAHAASRIKTIYNADHLREEWNKSDQYWVKIYLFANLDQPPAFFSALSIKFTGRVEFIFVNVANWDNTSSMTDIGVHSMPSYILRTPEGIYRYGSHAGEFISLQAMDSFLRSLQPEVNDLFVLSLVLVNLMAWMDLFITQGATVKRFVVLISTLGTYNSLLIISWLPVLGFLQLPYLDSFYEYSLKLLRYSNTTTLASWVRADWMFYSSHPALFLSTYLGHGLLIDYFEKKRRRHNSEEVNANNLEWLSSLWDWYTSYLFHPIASFQNFPVESDWEEDPDLFLERLAFPDLWLHPLIPTDYIRNLPVWRFKCLGLQSEEEMSASSQDSENDSDSGSTDSSGSEKEASEDQQSLAHGSPGGASRRDAEACSCASKYCQTSPYERKGRAYGSDGTSEDVEPDWLTWPADMLHCTECVVCLENFENGCLLMGLPCGHVFHQNCIVMWLAGGRHCCPVCRWPSYKKKQPYAAHQPL